Proteins from one Defluviitalea raffinosedens genomic window:
- a CDS encoding MerR family transcriptional regulator, whose protein sequence is MKTVKQISDLTGVSIRMLHHYDKIGLLKPTQLTESGYRLYDDQALATLQQILFFKELDFKLNEIKEIINSPNFDRMKVLENQKKLITLKRDRLNSLIELINKILEGDQVMSFKEFDMSAYYRALDEFKRENYEKVIKMFGSEEKYDEMIAKAKEAEKDIAQMAIKQYGSIENYVEAMKKNLNNEILANSAKQIDDFKNDFLYDQHPKLKELFKVLTEDLSKDISSEEIQKTCEEITHIVKEDYEVFKTNMGDSYWYSMVKQFLVLPEWVKEVDEKYGSGASKFIGKALEFNLKSSEPKLEILYKKLTSDLNKSPVCDEVQKMISEIVDETEKQNEYLRVEMGENYWTYLAEQYCSNPVFIESMDKNYGKGASKLIGEALMFYIENNKMLKK, encoded by the coding sequence ATGAAAACAGTAAAGCAAATTTCAGATTTAACAGGAGTAAGTATACGTATGTTGCATCATTATGACAAAATTGGATTATTAAAACCCACTCAGTTAACTGAATCCGGGTATAGGCTTTATGATGATCAAGCTCTTGCAACTTTACAGCAAATTCTATTTTTCAAAGAACTTGATTTCAAACTGAATGAAATTAAAGAAATAATAAACAGTCCTAATTTTGACAGGATGAAGGTACTGGAGAATCAAAAAAAACTAATTACTTTAAAAAGAGATCGATTAAACAGTTTGATAGAACTGATCAATAAAATATTGGAAGGAGATCAAGTTATGAGTTTTAAGGAATTCGATATGAGTGCATATTATAGAGCCTTAGATGAATTTAAAAGGGAAAATTACGAGAAAGTTATTAAAATGTTTGGCAGTGAAGAAAAATATGATGAAATGATTGCCAAAGCCAAAGAGGCAGAAAAAGATATCGCCCAAATGGCTATAAAGCAATATGGAAGCATAGAAAACTATGTTGAAGCTATGAAGAAAAACTTAAATAATGAGATACTAGCAAATTCAGCAAAGCAAATCGATGATTTCAAAAATGATTTTCTTTACGATCAACATCCGAAATTAAAAGAACTGTTCAAAGTCCTTACGGAAGATTTAAGTAAAGATATTTCTTCAGAAGAGATCCAAAAAACTTGTGAGGAAATCACACATATAGTAAAAGAGGATTATGAAGTTTTTAAAACGAATATGGGAGATAGCTACTGGTACTCTATGGTAAAGCAGTTTCTGGTGTTACCTGAGTGGGTCAAAGAAGTTGATGAAAAATATGGAAGTGGGGCATCAAAATTCATTGGTAAAGCTTTAGAATTTAATTTAAAAAGTTCTGAGCCTAAGTTAGAAATATTATATAAAAAGCTTACCTCTGACTTAAATAAGTCTCCTGTATGTGACGAAGTCCAAAAAATGATTTCAGAAATAGTGGATGAGACAGAAAAGCAAAATGAATACTTAAGAGTAGAAATGGGAGAAAATTATTGGACTTATCTGGCAGAGCAGTATTGCTCAAATCC
- a CDS encoding methyl-accepting chemotaxis protein — translation MKQKKKMWNWKKVFQLKHRIGDKMNIKLNIGTKILSSFLIGFICLMIISITAIGRMDFINSNSRQMAEQYTPGIKVLGELNTLVTEYRYYEFISITIDDQEERRMMLVNLLGTKSNIFELIQEYEEKYMDAYTDEEIKKLFMSFKQNVEKYTENNEEIIEKIRLGDIEFVKEGFTSSEELFNKLNRQIKNIILLTYDGVKKAGQESNEIYHSSRVIFIIMAVVSMVLSILLGVAISFNISKPIRKLEKSVRSIAEGDLTINEVKITNKDEIGSLASSFNKMVEELRSLVQTVNFSAEQVNISAEGLADSAEQTSRATEEISMNITDVAKGIEEQSEEIENVYLVFDEMNNGLSHMATSIENSSHTALKASEKAKNGREIIKNAIDQMNNIAEQVNGIVETMGNLRKKSENIEGIVSTISGIADQTNLLALNAAIEAARAGEAGKGFAVVAEEVRRLAEQSAHATKEIESLINMIKEDIHNAESATKNGNDAVKDGILKINEAGDSFQEIVSSIEAVAGQSQEIAATSEEISAGSDTVKESIGRTAEIAKKSTANIENVAASIEEQSASMQELTALAESLRGMSTELNELIKKFRV, via the coding sequence ATGAAACAAAAGAAAAAGATGTGGAATTGGAAGAAAGTTTTCCAACTCAAGCATAGAATTGGTGATAAAATGAATATTAAGCTTAACATAGGTACCAAAATATTAAGCTCTTTTCTTATTGGGTTTATTTGCTTAATGATTATAAGTATTACAGCCATTGGAAGAATGGACTTTATAAACAGTAATTCGAGGCAAATGGCAGAACAGTATACTCCAGGAATAAAAGTCCTAGGAGAGCTTAATACCCTGGTGACAGAATATAGGTATTATGAATTTATAAGTATTACTATTGATGATCAAGAGGAACGTAGAATGATGCTCGTTAACCTTCTTGGAACCAAAAGTAATATCTTTGAGCTGATCCAAGAGTATGAAGAGAAGTATATGGATGCCTATACGGATGAAGAAATAAAAAAATTATTCATGAGTTTTAAGCAAAATGTGGAGAAGTATACTGAGAACAATGAGGAAATCATAGAAAAGATCAGACTTGGAGATATAGAATTTGTAAAAGAAGGTTTTACAAGTTCTGAAGAATTATTTAATAAGTTGAATAGACAAATAAAGAATATTATCTTGCTAACATATGACGGAGTGAAAAAAGCAGGGCAAGAGTCCAATGAAATTTATCATTCTTCAAGAGTTATCTTTATTATAATGGCTGTTGTTTCTATGGTATTATCAATACTTTTAGGGGTGGCTATATCATTCAATATATCAAAGCCCATTAGAAAATTAGAAAAATCAGTAAGATCCATAGCTGAAGGAGACTTGACGATTAACGAAGTTAAAATCACTAACAAAGATGAAATAGGAAGCTTAGCTTCATCTTTTAATAAAATGGTAGAAGAATTAAGAAGTTTGGTTCAGACTGTAAACTTTAGCGCTGAGCAAGTTAATATTTCAGCAGAAGGACTGGCAGATAGTGCTGAGCAGACATCAAGAGCTACGGAAGAGATCAGCATGAACATTACAGATGTAGCTAAAGGTATAGAAGAACAGAGTGAAGAGATCGAAAATGTATATTTGGTTTTTGATGAAATGAATAATGGCTTAAGTCATATGGCTACCAGTATAGAAAATTCTTCCCATACGGCATTGAAAGCATCAGAGAAAGCCAAGAATGGTCGGGAGATTATTAAAAACGCTATAGATCAAATGAACAATATTGCAGAACAAGTAAATGGAATAGTAGAAACAATGGGAAATCTTAGGAAGAAGTCTGAAAATATTGAAGGGATCGTATCAACGATTTCAGGAATAGCAGATCAGACAAATCTTCTTGCTCTAAATGCTGCTATTGAAGCCGCAAGAGCTGGTGAAGCGGGAAAAGGTTTTGCGGTTGTTGCAGAAGAAGTAAGGAGACTGGCAGAACAGTCAGCCCATGCAACCAAGGAAATAGAATCATTAATCAATATGATTAAAGAAGATATACATAATGCTGAGAGTGCTACAAAAAATGGAAATGATGCGGTAAAAGACGGAATTCTTAAGATTAATGAAGCTGGAGATTCATTCCAAGAAATCGTGTCCAGTATTGAGGCTGTAGCAGGACAATCTCAAGAAATCGCGGCAACATCGGAAGAGATCTCTGCAGGTAGTGATACAGTAAAAGAATCAATCGGAAGAACTGCAGAAATAGCAAAAAAATCAACTGCCAATATAGAAAATGTGGCAGCTTCTATTGAGGAGCAATCAGCATCTATGCAGGAATTAACTGCACTGGCTGAATCCCTCAGAGGAATGTCAACAGAATTGAATGAGCTTATTAAAAAGTTTAGAGTTTAA
- a CDS encoding nitroreductase family protein, translating to MSKEFLKAVENRRSIYGISKESTISNQRIKEIIEHTVKYAPSAMNSQSARIVVLFGKHHDRLWDITMEALRKIVPANQFSDTENKINSFKSGYGTILFYEDQSVIESLQEQFALYKDNFPKWSQQSSGMHQLIVWTALEAEGLGASLQHYNELIETEVRNEWNIPGNWQLIAQMPFGKPTAAPGEKEFKSLEERIKFFE from the coding sequence ATGTCAAAAGAATTCTTAAAAGCTGTGGAAAACAGACGTTCAATTTATGGAATCAGTAAGGAATCCACTATTTCCAATCAGAGAATAAAGGAAATCATTGAACATACAGTAAAATACGCCCCATCTGCGATGAATTCGCAAAGTGCGAGGATCGTTGTCTTATTTGGAAAACACCATGACAGGTTATGGGATATTACAATGGAAGCCTTAAGAAAGATTGTACCAGCCAATCAATTCAGTGATACTGAAAATAAAATCAACTCATTTAAAAGTGGTTACGGTACAATTTTGTTCTATGAAGACCAAAGTGTCATAGAGTCTCTTCAGGAGCAATTTGCTTTATACAAGGATAATTTCCCAAAGTGGTCACAGCAATCCAGCGGAATGCACCAATTGATTGTGTGGACTGCACTGGAAGCTGAAGGTTTAGGTGCATCTCTTCAACACTATAATGAATTGATCGAAACGGAAGTAAGAAATGAATGGAATATTCCAGGCAACTGGCAGCTTATTGCTCAAATGCCATTTGGAAAACCAACAGCAGCTCCTGGCGAGAAAGAATTTAAATCTTTGGAGGAACGAATTAAGTTTTTTGAATAG
- a CDS encoding IS3 family transposase has product MIEEKLKAFDISQSLIHKGFPYNNAVAETTFKIIKNEFDCNQTFSNLHELKYKLADYVN; this is encoded by the coding sequence ATAATTGAAGAAAAACTCAAAGCATTTGATATAAGTCAATCACTGATCCATAAAGGATTTCCATATAATAATGCTGTTGCTGAAACGACTTTTAAAATCATAAAAAATGAGTTTGATTGTAATCAAACATTTTCAAATCTACATGAATTAAAATATAAATTAGCTGATTATGTTAATTGA
- a CDS encoding IS3 family transposase: MIKANTHKYSVSAMCKVLRILRSTYYYEAKAKPDKTRLTVTIIDIFKASRNNYDTRKIKVKLKERGIIASCRIGKIMKQEGLVSNYTISSILPMEEYLNMENIYNRNFNQ; this comes from the coding sequence GTGATTAAAGCGAATACTCACAAATACTCTGTATCAGCAATGTGTAAAGTCCTACGAATCTTAAGAAGTACATACTATTATGAAGCTAAAGCAAAACCAGATAAAACCAGATTAACTGTGACAATTATTGATATATTTAAAGCAAGTCGTAATAACTATGATACTCGGAAGATTAAAGTAAAACTAAAAGAAAGGGGTATTATTGCGTCTTGCCGGATAGGCAAGATAATGAAACAGGAAGGTCTGGTTTCAAATTACACTATAAGTTCAATTCTGCCCATGGAAGAATATCTAAATATGGAAAATATTTATAATAGAAATTTTAATCAATAA
- a CDS encoding VOC family protein: MKFCWCTLRVSNMEESLKFYQRIVGLEIVERFQAGPETEIAFLGDGETKIELVCTQQDQVINIGQDISLGFKVDSVDEMMVFVKENGIDIHSGPFEPNPHVKFFYVLDPDGLKIQFVEKK; this comes from the coding sequence ATGAAATTCTGTTGGTGTACTCTAAGAGTAAGTAATATGGAAGAGTCTCTGAAGTTTTATCAGAGAATAGTTGGCCTTGAAATCGTTGAAAGATTTCAAGCCGGACCGGAAACAGAAATTGCATTTTTAGGAGATGGAGAAACTAAAATTGAACTAGTATGCACTCAACAGGACCAAGTGATTAATATTGGGCAAGATATTTCACTGGGATTTAAAGTAGATTCTGTTGATGAAATGATGGTATTCGTTAAAGAAAATGGAATAGATATTCATAGCGGTCCCTTTGAACCGAATCCTCACGTAAAGTTCTTTTATGTGTTAGATCCTGATGGATTAAAAATTCAGTTTGTTGAAAAGAAATAA